From the genome of Salvelinus namaycush isolate Seneca chromosome 10, SaNama_1.0, whole genome shotgun sequence, one region includes:
- the LOC120054806 gene encoding AN1-type zinc finger protein 5-like isoform X2 → MAQETNRTQVPMLCTMGCGFYGNPRTNGMCSVCYKEHLQRQQGVSRSSPPGSVASSPVGSPGAAGVSVKRKTAEPSAEGITPPEERTSSPSSPSPVTQQMTAMSISQDTGATDSDQANGEEEGTSKNTEPVGEVAQTLSDGDQTPDKNKKNRCFTCRKKVGLTGFACRCGNLFCAIHRYSDKHDCPYDYRGAAAARIRKENPIVVAEKIQKL, encoded by the exons ATGGCTCAGGAGACCAATCGGACGCAAGTGCCAATGCTTTGCACTATGGGCTGCGGTTTCTATGGTAATCCCCGCACCAACGGCATGTGCTCAGTCTGCTACAAGGAACACCTGCAGAGACAACAGGGCGTGAGCCGTTCCAGCCCCCCAG GCTCGGTTGCTTCATCGCCAGTGGGGTCCCCGGGAGCAGCTGGTGTGTCGGTGAAGCGCAAGACAGCGGAACCCAGCGCGGAAGGGATCACTCCGCCCGAGGAAAGGACATCCAG TCCCAGCTCCCCCAGCCCAGTAACCCAGCAAATGACAGCCATGAGTATCTCCCAGGATACTGGAGCCACTGACTCAGACCAGGCTaatggggaagaggaggggacATCCAAAAACACAG AGCCAGTGGGTGAGGTAGCCCAGACCTTGTCTGATGGTGATCAGACCCCTGACAAAAATAAGAAGAACCGATGCTTCACTTGCCGGAAGAAAGTGGGCCTCACGG GCTTCGCTTGTCGCTGTGGTAACCTGTTCTGCGCCATTCACCGCTACTCTGACAAACATGACTGTCCCTACGACTATCGAGGTGCTGCCGCAGCACGCATACGCAAGGAGAACCCTATCGTGGTGGCTGAGAAGATCCAGAAGTTATGA
- the LOC120054806 gene encoding AN1-type zinc finger protein 5-like isoform X1, with amino-acid sequence MAQETNRTQVPMLCTMGCGFYGNPRTNGMCSVCYKEHLQRQQGVSRSSPPGEKGSVASSPVGSPGAAGVSVKRKTAEPSAEGITPPEERTSSPSSPSPVTQQMTAMSISQDTGATDSDQANGEEEGTSKNTEPVGEVAQTLSDGDQTPDKNKKNRCFTCRKKVGLTGFACRCGNLFCAIHRYSDKHDCPYDYRGAAAARIRKENPIVVAEKIQKL; translated from the exons ATGGCTCAGGAGACCAATCGGACGCAAGTGCCAATGCTTTGCACTATGGGCTGCGGTTTCTATGGTAATCCCCGCACCAACGGCATGTGCTCAGTCTGCTACAAGGAACACCTGCAGAGACAACAGGGCGTGAGCCGTTCCAGCCCCCCAGGTGAGAAAG GCTCGGTTGCTTCATCGCCAGTGGGGTCCCCGGGAGCAGCTGGTGTGTCGGTGAAGCGCAAGACAGCGGAACCCAGCGCGGAAGGGATCACTCCGCCCGAGGAAAGGACATCCAG TCCCAGCTCCCCCAGCCCAGTAACCCAGCAAATGACAGCCATGAGTATCTCCCAGGATACTGGAGCCACTGACTCAGACCAGGCTaatggggaagaggaggggacATCCAAAAACACAG AGCCAGTGGGTGAGGTAGCCCAGACCTTGTCTGATGGTGATCAGACCCCTGACAAAAATAAGAAGAACCGATGCTTCACTTGCCGGAAGAAAGTGGGCCTCACGG GCTTCGCTTGTCGCTGTGGTAACCTGTTCTGCGCCATTCACCGCTACTCTGACAAACATGACTGTCCCTACGACTATCGAGGTGCTGCCGCAGCACGCATACGCAAGGAGAACCCTATCGTGGTGGCTGAGAAGATCCAGAAGTTATGA